A stretch of the Desulfobacter sp. genome encodes the following:
- a CDS encoding ATP-binding cassette domain-containing protein: MIDVQNLTKYYNDFCAVDGISLTIQPGEILGLLGPNGAGKTTTLRMLTGYYPPSSGSIRIKGLQMPKDTLKIKSLIGYLPESAPLYHNMLVYDYLNYVAKLKGLTDQSQKQERFRQLARICGLSSIMHKPIATLSKGLKQRVGIAHAMMTNPEILILDEPTSGLDPNQIAEIRDIIRGIGKEKTIIFSTHILSEAEATCNRIAIINKGRKVADDSTENLKHNARKAGCVRLSLKGTDKTQAMERLVSMDKNWNIKFLADQNNEDVSFEILSSDNEDIRSALYLNIKETDWIITELFQNTQALEQIFQELTQEGASA, from the coding sequence TTGATTGATGTTCAAAATCTGACCAAGTATTATAATGACTTTTGTGCTGTTGACGGAATCAGCCTGACCATCCAGCCCGGAGAAATACTTGGCCTGCTTGGCCCCAATGGTGCAGGTAAAACCACAACATTGAGAATGCTCACAGGCTATTACCCCCCAAGTTCAGGCAGCATCCGAATCAAGGGGCTGCAAATGCCCAAAGATACCTTAAAAATCAAATCCCTGATCGGGTATCTGCCCGAATCAGCCCCGCTGTATCATAATATGCTGGTCTATGACTATCTCAACTATGTGGCAAAGCTCAAAGGGCTGACAGACCAGAGCCAAAAACAGGAACGGTTCAGGCAACTGGCCCGTATCTGCGGGCTTTCATCCATCATGCACAAGCCCATTGCAACCCTGTCCAAGGGACTGAAACAGCGGGTGGGAATTGCCCATGCCATGATGACGAATCCTGAAATTCTTATTCTGGATGAACCCACCTCCGGCCTGGACCCCAACCAGATTGCCGAAATCCGGGATATCATCCGGGGCATCGGCAAGGAAAAGACCATTATCTTTTCCACCCATATCCTTTCCGAAGCAGAGGCCACCTGCAACAGGATTGCCATTATCAACAAAGGCCGAAAAGTTGCAGATGACAGTACTGAAAACCTCAAACACAATGCCCGGAAAGCCGGATGTGTCAGGCTGAGTCTTAAAGGCACGGATAAAACCCAGGCCATGGAACGGTTGGTGTCCATGGACAAAAACTGGAATATCAAATTCCTGGCAGACCAAAACAATGAAGATGTCTCCTTTGAAATTTTAAGTTCTGACAACGAGGATATCCGGTCCGCGTTATACCTGAATATCAAAGAGACCGACTGGATCATCACCGAACTTTTCCAAAATACCCAGGCCCTTGAACAAATCTTTCAGGAACTGACACAGGAGGGCGCCTCAGCATGA
- a CDS encoding energy-coupling factor transporter transmembrane protein EcfT encodes MPHLFEFKSGTSLFHTLDPRSKLFVLAYMSMGIISAQWAGCLITLALVFCFILHARIPMGPQFGQLKYFFLLLAIIILVRGTIVPGQALFWVWGHPITRQGLNQGGLVATRFFLIMEIGIIFSSTTRPSELKAAVQWVLKPVPMVPEKQAGMIISLALRFFPLILAQAQETGQTIQARCGKKQKNPLKRIQVFCLALLGKTFKSADGLAMAMEARSYTENRTDPEFCPSGDEPLALLLGSGFFLLLLFF; translated from the coding sequence ATGCCGCACCTTTTTGAATTCAAATCAGGGACGAGCCTTTTCCACACCCTGGATCCAAGATCCAAGCTTTTTGTGCTTGCCTATATGAGCATGGGAATCATCTCTGCCCAATGGGCCGGCTGCCTGATCACCCTGGCTCTGGTCTTTTGTTTTATTCTCCATGCCCGAATTCCCATGGGTCCGCAGTTTGGACAATTAAAATATTTTTTTCTTCTGCTGGCCATCATCATCCTTGTCAGGGGAACCATTGTCCCGGGCCAGGCCCTTTTTTGGGTATGGGGCCATCCCATTACCCGCCAGGGGCTGAACCAGGGCGGACTTGTGGCCACGCGCTTTTTTTTGATCATGGAAATCGGAATTATATTTTCATCCACCACCCGACCTTCAGAGCTTAAGGCGGCAGTGCAATGGGTTCTTAAGCCTGTCCCCATGGTCCCGGAAAAGCAGGCCGGCATGATCATCAGCCTGGCCTTGAGATTTTTCCCGCTGATCCTTGCCCAGGCCCAAGAGACAGGCCAGACCATCCAGGCCAGGTGCGGCAAAAAACAAAAAAATCCGCTCAAGCGGATCCAGGTCTTTTGCCTGGCCCTGCTGGGAAAAACCTTTAAATCCGCAGACGGCCTGGCCATGGCCATGGAAGCCCGCAGCTATACTGAGAACCGAACCGATCCTGAGTTTTGTCCCTCAGGAGACGAACCCTTAGCCCTATTACTGGGATCAGGATTTTTCCTCCTGCTTTTATTCTTTTAG
- a CDS encoding ABC transporter ATP-binding protein: MSAPLLEIQGLTHLYGPEKQGIKDISFSIAKGEFMLLAGGNGSGKTTLIRHLNGLLKPDRGKVLLHGKNIYKDIEFTRKTIGMVFQDAETQIVGETVFDEVAFGPENLGLDRKAITQKVNRALETFNLLDFSHRHPATLSGGEKKRLTIAGILVMDPQIILFDEPFANLDYPGTCDLVQRITTLHQSGKTILMATHDLDLVIDHADQMLIMEKGQISAQGPAQTLAADLGRFGLKPQCTCKRQIRDAAPF; this comes from the coding sequence ATGTCCGCTCCTCTTCTTGAAATACAGGGGCTGACCCATCTTTACGGACCGGAAAAACAGGGGATAAAAGATATCTCCTTTTCCATTGCCAAAGGAGAGTTTATGCTTCTGGCAGGGGGCAATGGTTCGGGAAAAACCACCTTGATACGGCATCTTAACGGCCTTTTAAAACCGGACAGGGGAAAGGTTTTGCTCCATGGAAAAAACATTTACAAAGACATTGAATTCACCCGGAAGACCATCGGCATGGTCTTTCAGGATGCAGAGACCCAGATTGTAGGGGAGACTGTGTTTGATGAGGTGGCATTTGGACCTGAAAATTTAGGGCTGGACCGAAAGGCCATCACCCAGAAAGTAAACCGGGCGCTTGAAACCTTCAACCTTTTGGACTTCAGTCACAGGCATCCTGCCACCCTGTCCGGGGGGGAAAAAAAACGGCTGACCATTGCCGGTATCCTGGTCATGGATCCTCAAATCATTCTATTTGACGAGCCCTTTGCCAACCTGGACTATCCTGGGACCTGTGATCTTGTCCAAAGGATCACCACGCTTCACCAGTCGGGAAAAACCATTCTCATGGCCACCCATGACCTGGACCTGGTCATTGACCATGCCGACCAAATGCTGATCATGGAAAAAGGGCAAATTTCAGCCCAGGGTCCGGCACAGACCTTGGCCGCCGACCTTGGCCGTTTCGGGCTAAAGCCCCAATGTACCTGCAAAAGGCAAATAAGAGATGCCGCACCTTTTTGA
- a CDS encoding biotin transporter BioY, giving the protein MTQIRLIVYTALFVALIACGAFISVPIGPVPIVLQNMFVLLAGLILGPKWGVGCVGIYLVIGLAGLPVFAGATAGMGKLFGPTCGYLLGYLPAVCVTGLLSAKGNKTLAKDMFALAAGSLIIYATGVPWLKLVFAISWSKALAAGMFPFLIGDGLKVVAAALIARKIRPLIREEHHVRSSS; this is encoded by the coding sequence ATGACCCAAATCCGCCTCATCGTTTACACGGCCCTTTTTGTCGCTCTGATTGCCTGCGGCGCATTTATATCCGTCCCCATCGGACCTGTCCCCATTGTGCTCCAGAATATGTTCGTACTTTTGGCTGGATTGATCCTCGGTCCTAAATGGGGAGTGGGCTGTGTGGGAATCTATCTTGTCATCGGTCTTGCAGGCCTTCCCGTGTTTGCCGGGGCCACGGCCGGCATGGGTAAATTGTTCGGCCCCACATGCGGGTATCTTCTGGGGTATCTCCCGGCGGTCTGTGTCACAGGACTGTTGTCTGCAAAAGGGAACAAAACATTGGCAAAAGATATGTTTGCCTTGGCCGCAGGCTCTTTGATCATTTACGCCACAGGCGTGCCCTGGCTGAAACTGGTCTTTGCCATATCCTGGTCCAAAGCCCTGGCCGCAGGCATGTTCCCCTTTCTTATCGGAGACGGCCTCAAGGTGGTTGCCGCAGCCTTGATTGCCCGAAAAATCAGACCCTTGATCCGTGAGGAACATCATGTCCGCTCCTCTTCTTGA
- a CDS encoding biotin--[acetyl-CoA-carboxylase] ligase has protein sequence MKVNQKNNTQSKILELLFRAKGKTLSGVRISEKTGISRVGVWKHIKAMKLSGIPIESHFNGYVLTTPEDLLAPFCFEPDLRKTLFYYPEVKSTMDTAKTLARQGAAHHSCCVAEIQTRGRGRLNREWVSAKGGLWFTLILKPDLPPPMAYIYNFAASLSLSRTINRLSGLNTTVKWPNDLLLEGKKLTGILSEMETQADMIQFLVIGMGINVNNDVSKENFEATSLKQAMGRPVSRRLILSQFLIDFKALTQNVDVPKIMALWRERTSTIGTRVRVETLNQTLEGKAVGVDDQGGLTIETQDKGSLDEKSKGKKRETIIYGDCFHTAKDTTI, from the coding sequence ATGAAGGTTAACCAAAAAAACAATACCCAGTCAAAAATCCTTGAACTCTTGTTCAGGGCAAAAGGCAAGACCCTTTCAGGCGTCAGGATTTCAGAAAAAACAGGCATCTCCCGGGTCGGGGTTTGGAAACATATCAAGGCCATGAAATTATCTGGCATTCCCATAGAGAGTCATTTCAATGGATATGTTCTCACCACCCCCGAGGATCTGCTTGCCCCTTTTTGTTTTGAACCGGATCTGCGCAAGACCCTCTTTTATTACCCAGAAGTCAAATCCACCATGGACACGGCTAAAACACTTGCCAGACAAGGTGCAGCCCATCACAGCTGCTGCGTGGCAGAGATTCAGACCCGGGGACGGGGACGGCTCAACCGGGAATGGGTCTCGGCCAAAGGGGGATTATGGTTTACCCTGATTCTCAAACCTGACCTGCCCCCGCCCATGGCCTATATTTATAATTTTGCCGCCTCTTTAAGCCTGTCCAGAACCATCAACCGATTATCAGGTCTTAACACCACGGTAAAATGGCCCAATGACCTTTTGCTTGAAGGAAAGAAACTGACAGGAATTTTGTCTGAAATGGAAACCCAGGCAGACATGATCCAATTTCTGGTCATTGGCATGGGCATCAATGTCAACAACGATGTCTCCAAAGAAAATTTTGAGGCCACATCCTTGAAACAGGCCATGGGAAGACCTGTTTCAAGACGGCTGATCCTCTCCCAATTCCTGATTGATTTTAAAGCGCTGACCCAAAATGTAGACGTCCCTAAGATCATGGCCCTCTGGCGGGAAAGGACCTCCACCATAGGCACAAGGGTCAGGGTGGAAACCTTAAACCAGACCCTTGAGGGAAAAGCCGTTGGTGTGGATGACCAGGGCGGACTGACCATTGAGACCCAGGACAAAGGGAGCCTGGATGAAAAGAGCAAAGGTAAAAAACGTGAAACCATCATCTACGGAGACTGTTTCCACACAGCAAAGGATACCACCATATGA
- a CDS encoding RimK family alpha-L-glutamate ligase, translated as MKKNQAAPPIAIGARLKQCPQIQTLGFKPNFNDYSPKDQEKIARAKTIYYPTAFYADLFNAMGKKTFPSFHTYKFAQDKIKQTAMFRLQKIPHPKTRVFYGAGQKQTILEYFQYPFVAKIPRGSARGNGVFLIQTPDELKAYLQIKGPAYIQEYLPIDRDMRIVIIGKKIRLAFWRVASGKEFKTNLSQGADICFDALPQGVNDLALSTALKCGWDDVGLDIAQVGTRLYVLEGNMKYGTKGFRKAGIDYKELLARLILEKEI; from the coding sequence GTGAAAAAAAACCAGGCAGCACCGCCCATTGCCATTGGCGCCCGGCTGAAACAATGCCCCCAAATCCAGACCCTGGGATTTAAACCCAATTTCAATGACTACAGTCCCAAAGACCAGGAAAAAATTGCCAGGGCCAAAACAATCTATTACCCGACCGCCTTTTATGCCGACCTGTTCAATGCCATGGGAAAAAAAACCTTTCCCAGCTTTCATACCTATAAATTTGCCCAGGATAAAATAAAACAAACGGCAATGTTCAGGCTGCAAAAGATTCCCCACCCCAAAACCCGTGTCTTTTACGGTGCCGGACAAAAACAAACCATCCTTGAATACTTCCAATACCCCTTTGTGGCCAAAATCCCCAGGGGATCTGCCAGGGGAAACGGGGTGTTTCTCATTCAAACCCCAGACGAATTAAAGGCCTATCTTCAAATCAAGGGGCCGGCCTATATCCAGGAGTACCTGCCCATTGACCGTGACATGAGAATTGTGATTATCGGGAAAAAAATCAGACTGGCCTTCTGGCGAGTTGCATCAGGCAAAGAATTTAAAACCAACCTTTCCCAGGGGGCTGATATCTGTTTTGACGCCCTGCCCCAGGGGGTGAATGACCTTGCTCTGTCCACGGCCCTAAAATGCGGATGGGATGATGTGGGCCTTGATATTGCACAGGTCGGAACCCGCCTCTACGTTCTGGAAGGCAATATGAAATACGGCACCAAGGGATTCCGGAAAGCCGGGATTGACTACAAGGAACTGCTCGCCCGGCTCATCCTGGAAAAAGAAATCTAA
- a CDS encoding ribonuclease H-like domain-containing protein gives MLKHTFCHLPGIGPVKEQHLWDKGITTWEKALAEFDPSSSPQAGPLPGIVASMEKFAQRDAAYFSGLLPPGQQYRLFKPFVNDAVYLDIETTGLSPWDKITTIAMYDGKQINHYVQGENLDAFANDIKHYALIITFNGKTFDLPFLRSRLNCTLDQAHIDLRYVLASLGFKGGLKKCEKAMGIDRGDLEGVDGSFAVVLWDEFQKTQNPKALETLLAYNIEDVLNLETLMVKAYNLKVKNLAFTAPMPEPSGLANPFSPDKALVDKLKSLLFF, from the coding sequence ATGCTCAAACATACATTCTGCCATTTGCCCGGAATCGGGCCGGTAAAAGAACAACACCTTTGGGACAAAGGCATAACCACCTGGGAAAAGGCCCTTGCTGAATTTGACCCGTCCTCTTCCCCCCAGGCAGGTCCTTTGCCTGGAATCGTGGCGTCCATGGAAAAGTTTGCCCAAAGGGATGCAGCCTATTTTAGCGGCCTGCTACCCCCGGGACAGCAGTACCGGCTGTTCAAACCCTTTGTGAATGATGCCGTTTACCTGGATATTGAAACCACAGGCCTTTCCCCCTGGGATAAAATCACCACCATTGCCATGTATGACGGTAAACAGATTAACCATTATGTTCAGGGAGAAAATCTAGATGCCTTTGCAAATGACATCAAGCATTACGCACTGATCATCACATTCAACGGAAAAACCTTTGATCTTCCCTTTCTTCGCTCCCGGCTCAACTGCACCCTGGACCAGGCCCATATCGACCTGCGCTATGTGCTGGCAAGCCTGGGGTTTAAGGGGGGATTAAAAAAATGCGAAAAAGCCATGGGAATTGACAGGGGCGACCTTGAAGGGGTTGACGGCAGTTTCGCCGTGGTTCTCTGGGATGAATTTCAAAAGACCCAAAACCCCAAAGCGCTTGAAACCCTTCTGGCCTATAATATAGAAGATGTGCTCAACCTGGAAACCCTCATGGTCAAAGCCTACAACCTGAAGGTAAAAAATCTGGCATTTACAGCGCCCATGCCCGAACCTTCCGGCCTGGCCAATCCCTTTTCGCCGGACAAAGCCCTAGTGGACAAATTAAAGTCCTTGTTATTTTTTTAA
- a CDS encoding flagellar basal body-associated FliL family protein, with protein MTKHINETPWEKLRTICLILLVVFMGIGILGCGEREKKAEELVLGNWTQYRNRAYILLIINPKGTWQSSVRIADATSKIVSAKGAAKGSWHMEEDQLIFTVVESDIQEIWEKNDTSFFEIVELGERLMLLKEENGRVAEWKKTGTTQSKANQEDVAKEILMAPYTVNLNRNSSNEQNRYLCLNMTLVLKELMPDQKIPKFHPRARDAANLFLSSLVYEDVEDFEKIKIQKEKLKDVLNPYMEGFIKEIEVRHVIIATSVAKVEEFVIEHTMGKASQKDQNGEDQEKTETN; from the coding sequence ATGACCAAACATATCAATGAAACCCCTTGGGAAAAGTTAAGAACAATCTGCTTGATTTTACTCGTTGTTTTTATGGGAATCGGGATTCTGGGCTGTGGTGAAAGAGAAAAAAAGGCTGAAGAACTGGTCTTGGGCAATTGGACTCAATACCGGAACCGGGCCTATATTCTTTTAATCATCAATCCCAAGGGAACCTGGCAGTCTTCGGTGCGCATTGCAGATGCCACCTCTAAAATTGTCAGTGCCAAGGGTGCGGCCAAAGGCTCCTGGCACATGGAGGAAGACCAGTTGATCTTTACGGTGGTTGAGTCTGATATCCAGGAAATATGGGAAAAAAACGATACCAGTTTTTTTGAGATTGTTGAGCTTGGCGAACGGCTGATGCTGCTCAAAGAAGAAAACGGGCGTGTGGCAGAATGGAAAAAAACAGGTACCACCCAGAGCAAGGCAAACCAGGAGGATGTTGCAAAAGAGATCCTCATGGCCCCTTATACGGTTAATCTCAACAGAAACAGTTCCAATGAGCAGAACCGTTATCTCTGCCTGAACATGACCCTGGTGCTCAAGGAATTGATGCCTGACCAAAAAATTCCTAAATTTCATCCCAGGGCCAGGGATGCGGCCAATTTGTTTTTAAGCTCTCTGGTATACGAGGACGTGGAAGATTTTGAAAAGATTAAGATTCAAAAGGAAAAATTAAAGGATGTTCTCAATCCATATATGGAAGGCTTTATCAAAGAGATTGAGGTCAGGCATGTGATTATTGCAACCTCTGTGGCCAAGGTAGAAGAATTTGTTATCGAACACACCATGGGCAAGGCAAGTCAAAAAGACCAAAACGGAGAAGATCAGGAAAAAACAGAGACCAACTAG